The following coding sequences lie in one Bacteroidales bacterium genomic window:
- a CDS encoding histidine kinase: protein MFDIKIRKQINYKRILLHILFWVSELTFNTFLFSVSSGNYLGVFKATLFIMPFEIFVTYLTLYYFIPKFLLNKKYFKFIIYSLITAIIAGVIVRLMYLYVFSPLTAGEEVILDLNRRISENPITTIFLNYAFFNLYVEIYSIVGFATAIKLFKYWLNNQRIKNELEKQNIKSELALLQNQINPHFLFNTLNNIDTLIQKDSKKASDAILKLSEIMRYMLYEANTDKVPLINEMEYLISYISLQQIRLRKENFIKFTIEGDYEGRAIPPMLLISFIENAFKHGLKEVSPPGIIVKLIINRQNIQFECINYFSKYLNINKDKTEGIGLSNVKRRLELLYPNKHKLKITKETGKFTANLLLKD from the coding sequence ATGTTTGATATAAAAATCCGAAAACAAATTAATTATAAGAGAATATTGTTGCATATTCTTTTTTGGGTAAGTGAACTAACTTTTAATACATTTCTTTTTTCTGTATCAAGCGGAAATTATCTTGGTGTATTTAAAGCAACATTATTTATTATGCCTTTTGAGATATTTGTTACTTATCTTACACTTTATTATTTTATACCAAAATTTCTGCTAAATAAAAAATACTTTAAGTTTATTATTTATTCGTTAATAACAGCCATAATTGCAGGTGTCATTGTACGATTGATGTATCTGTATGTTTTTTCTCCTCTTACAGCAGGTGAAGAAGTAATTTTGGATTTAAACAGAAGAATTTCAGAAAATCCTATAACAACTATTTTTCTGAATTATGCATTTTTTAATCTGTACGTAGAAATATATTCAATTGTTGGTTTTGCAACAGCTATTAAATTGTTTAAGTACTGGCTTAATAATCAACGAATAAAAAACGAGCTTGAAAAACAAAATATAAAAAGCGAACTTGCTCTGTTACAAAATCAAATTAATCCGCATTTTTTGTTTAATACATTAAATAATATTGATACACTTATACAAAAAGACAGTAAAAAAGCATCAGATGCAATTTTAAAACTATCTGAAATTATGAGATACATGCTGTATGAAGCTAATACAGATAAGGTTCCGCTTATAAACGAAATGGAGTATTTAATAAGCTATATAAGTTTGCAACAAATAAGATTAAGAAAAGAAAATTTTATTAAATTTACAATTGAAGGAGACTATGAAGGAAGGGCAATACCACCTATGTTATTAATTTCTTTTATTGAAAATGCTTTTAAGCATGGTTTAAAAGAAGTAAGTCCTCCCGGAATAATTGTTAAACTAATTATAAACAGACAAAATATTCAATTTGAATGCATAAATTATTTTTCAAAATACTTGAACATCAACAAAGATAAAACAGAAGGAATAGGGTTGAGTAATGTAAAAAGGCGACTTGAACTTCTTTATCCGAATAAACATAAACTTAAAATTACAAAAGAAACCGGTAAATTTACTGCAAATTTACTGCTTAAAGATTAA
- a CDS encoding LytTR family DNA-binding domain-containing protein, translating into MKLTCIAIDDEPLALEKMQQYISKVDYLNLLQTFSSGIDALNFLKNNAVDLMFLDIQMEDLTGIQMLEAVDIKPKVIITTAYDKYAIKGFELDVCDYLLKPISLQRFIKATDKIYNTLNIQNDNAVIKHKDSNLAKKNDFVFIKTEYRIERIDFKDILYIEGMKDYLQIHTEDKKIMTLQNFNTLLKHLPADNFIRVHKSYVISFNKIEKIERKKIFIKNVKIPIGETYHEYFLNLLKSKDLIMY; encoded by the coding sequence ATGAAATTGACCTGTATTGCAATAGATGATGAACCTTTGGCATTGGAAAAGATGCAACAATATATAAGTAAAGTTGACTATCTTAATCTATTGCAAACTTTTAGCAGTGGTATTGATGCATTAAACTTTCTTAAAAATAATGCGGTAGATTTAATGTTTCTTGATATTCAAATGGAAGATTTAACCGGTATACAAATGCTTGAAGCCGTTGACATTAAACCAAAAGTCATTATAACAACTGCTTATGACAAATATGCGATAAAAGGTTTCGAACTTGATGTATGCGACTATTTGCTTAAACCAATTTCATTACAACGGTTTATTAAAGCTACAGATAAAATATATAACACCTTAAATATTCAAAATGATAACGCTGTAATAAAGCATAAAGATTCTAATCTTGCAAAAAAAAATGATTTTGTTTTTATTAAGACTGAATACAGAATTGAAAGAATAGATTTCAAAGACATTCTTTATATTGAAGGAATGAAAGATTATCTACAAATTCATACTGAAGACAAAAAAATTATGACCCTCCAAAATTTTAATACGCTTTTAAAACATCTGCCGGCTGATAATTTTATCAGGGTACATAAATCATACGTTATATCTTTCAACAAAATAGAAAAAATTGAACGGAAAAAAATATTTATCAAAAATGTCAAAATTCCTATCGGAGAAACCTACCATGAATATTTTTTAAATTTGTTAAAAAGTAAAGATTTGATAATGTATTAG
- a CDS encoding LytTR family transcriptional regulator translates to MNNDYFFVKTEYRIEKINFNDILYVEGMKDYLQIHGKNKKIMTLQNFKTLLNYLPLDDFIRVHKSYVVSVKKIEKVERKNISIGDIKIPIGETYREHFFYMLKSRDLIL, encoded by the coding sequence ATGAATAATGATTATTTTTTCGTAAAAACTGAATATCGAATTGAAAAAATAAATTTCAATGACATTCTTTATGTTGAAGGTATGAAAGACTATCTTCAAATTCACGGGAAAAATAAAAAAATAATGACCCTTCAAAATTTTAAAACACTTCTTAATTATCTTCCGTTAGACGATTTTATAAGAGTTCATAAATCATATGTTGTATCTGTTAAAAAAATTGAAAAAGTTGAACGAAAGAATATCTCAATAGGAGATATCAAAATTCCGATAGGAGAAACTTATCGTGAACATTTCTTTTATATGTTGAAAAGTCGAGATTTGATACTTTAA
- a CDS encoding saccharopine dehydrogenase NADP-binding domain-containing protein — protein sequence MKKISILGAGLIGKAIATDLHKKFKVSSFDIDEKALEYLNQTFGIKTKNIDLSDQANIVKVISDADIVVNALPGFMGFETLKTIINAGKNVVDISFFPEDPFELDDSAKEKNVIAVTDCGVAPGMGNIICGYHNERMQINDYKCFVGGLPFVKEWPFDYKAVFSPIDVIEEYTRPARYIQNNKLIIREALSEAEHIYFEGAGTLEAFNTDGLRSLMQTMKIPNMIEKTLRYPGTIEYMKVLRACGFFDKEEVEVKGNKVAPLDLTAKLLFPKWKLKQGEEEFTVMRVICEGSETGKNVRYTYNLFDRFNKETNTSSMARTTGYTCTAVVNLISENLYKQKGISPPEFLGVNEQNYKYILDYLSERSVIYDVKKEFIS from the coding sequence ATGAAAAAAATATCAATTCTCGGTGCAGGTTTAATCGGAAAAGCTATTGCAACAGATTTACACAAAAAGTTTAAAGTCAGTTCTTTTGATATAGATGAAAAAGCATTAGAATATTTAAATCAAACTTTCGGTATTAAAACAAAAAACATTGACTTGTCAGACCAAGCAAATATCGTTAAAGTCATTAGTGATGCAGATATTGTAGTTAATGCATTGCCGGGTTTTATGGGATTTGAGACTCTTAAAACAATTATCAATGCCGGTAAAAATGTAGTTGACATTTCATTTTTTCCGGAAGACCCGTTTGAATTAGATGATTCTGCAAAAGAAAAAAATGTTATTGCAGTTACAGATTGCGGAGTTGCTCCCGGAATGGGTAATATTATTTGCGGATATCATAACGAAAGAATGCAAATAAACGATTATAAATGTTTTGTAGGAGGTTTACCTTTTGTAAAAGAATGGCCTTTTGATTATAAAGCTGTGTTTTCTCCGATTGATGTTATTGAAGAATATACTCGCCCGGCAAGATATATTCAAAATAATAAGCTCATTATACGTGAAGCTTTAAGCGAAGCCGAGCATATATATTTTGAAGGTGCAGGAACATTGGAAGCATTCAATACAGACGGATTAAGAAGTTTGATGCAAACAATGAAAATTCCGAATATGATTGAAAAAACATTAAGATATCCCGGAACTATAGAATATATGAAAGTGTTAAGAGCATGCGGGTTTTTCGATAAGGAAGAAGTTGAGGTAAAAGGGAATAAAGTTGCTCCTCTGGATCTGACGGCAAAACTCCTTTTTCCGAAATGGAAATTGAAACAAGGTGAGGAAGAGTTTACAGTTATGCGTGTTATTTGCGAAGGCTCTGAAACCGGTAAAAATGTCAGATATACGTATAATCTTTTTGACAGATTCAACAAAGAAACGAATACATCTTCTATGGCAAGGACTACAGGTTATACTTGCACTGCTGTTGTGAATTTAATTTCAGAAAATTTATATAAGCAAAAGGGAATATCGCCTCCTGAATTTCTCGGAGTTAACGAACAAAACTATAAGTATATATTAGATTACCTGTCTGAAAGGTCTGTAATTTATGATGTTAAAAAAGAATTTATTAGTTAA
- a CDS encoding lysozyme yields the protein MKFFFKTSIFIFLGMLLAPDTVYQGILSETHISVSNEIKHAEENYISKYQFEKGYEEAIEFIKDHEGFAKGKAYFDASGIKTIGYGHRIKSGEVFPERISQKEAENLLRKDFDKAVWYAEKDTDVKGYKKIVVAHFIYAKGIGNFRKSNFKKKVLADEPVEEELKKWCYYRGSNGNMVRSEYIYKIRLWEIDMYNREC from the coding sequence ATGAAATTCTTTTTTAAAACATCAATCTTTATATTTTTAGGAATGCTGCTTGCACCTGATACAGTTTATCAAGGAATATTGTCTGAAACGCATATTTCTGTCAGCAATGAGATTAAACATGCTGAAGAAAACTATATCAGTAAATATCAGTTTGAAAAAGGATATGAAGAAGCAATTGAGTTTATTAAAGATCATGAAGGATTTGCAAAAGGTAAAGCATACTTTGATGCATCAGGAATAAAAACAATCGGGTACGGGCACAGAATTAAATCCGGAGAAGTATTTCCCGAAAGAATTTCTCAAAAAGAAGCTGAAAATCTCTTAAGAAAAGATTTTGATAAAGCAGTTTGGTATGCTGAGAAAGATACTGATGTAAAAGGGTATAAAAAAATTGTTGTTGCACATTTTATATATGCAAAAGGAATCGGTAATTTTCGTAAAAGTAATTTTAAAAAGAAAGTACTTGCTGATGAGCCGGTTGAGGAAGAGTTGAAAAAATGGTGTTATTACAGAGGATCAAACGGAAATATGGTGCGAAGTGAATACATCTATAAAATAAGGCTCTGGGAAATTGATATGTACAACAGAGAATGCTAA